In one Poecilia reticulata strain Guanapo linkage group LG8, Guppy_female_1.0+MT, whole genome shotgun sequence genomic region, the following are encoded:
- the glis2b gene encoding zinc finger protein GLIS2b produces the protein MLSLDEPLDLKLPRRANGKDRGTRSPLLSPLHPKRVRQLHMTDDGTAIIEPASPASPHSGVQVVPYDRTDTPTPPAVDLSMSPSSRHTPXSPEMSNXSYVPSGNSHISQAFQFFVPIGPGAGLHLPSSMFIGQTSDKRASPDLSADEQLACXWKKCHLLFDSLQDLVDHVNDFHVKPEKDSGYCCHWEGCARKGRGFNARYKMLIHIRTHTNEKPHRCPTCNKSFSRLENLKIHNRSHTGEKPYICPYEGCNKRYSNSSDRFKHTRTHYVDKPYYCKMVGCLKRYTDPSSLRKHIKAHGHFVAQEQGPPSGVGSLLKGSQSGGPSGAGSKDSELPYVSGAHIIIPRAAAALLGGHTLQGVGGSLPLSPLSPRPLDLTTLGSPNSSPASLGGTSILSFNGSPLGLAKAPLLSSAFPSSALGLPMVPVLGPTSEXRPHRHQAKRGRGDEAEDEMAGRVLNLSTGGSHDPLSWVVIPPGAVVLKPAVVN, from the exons ATGCTGTCGTTGGACGAGCCCCTGGACCTGAAAYTACCTCGGAGGGCAAACGGGAAGGACAGGGGAACCCGCTCTCCTCTTCTCTCACCGCTGCATCCCAAGCGGGTTCGCCAGCTGCATATGACGGATGATGGGACAGCAATTATAGAGCCCGCTTCACCTGCATCTCCACACTCAG GTGTGCAGGTGGTCCCTTACGACCGGACCGACACCCCGACGCCCCCCGCGGTGGACCTGAGCATGTCTCCCTCCTCCCGACACACCCCCASCTCTCCAGAAATGAGCAACRGCAGTTAYGTTCCCTCAGGC AATTCTCACATCTCGCAGGCGTTTCAATTCTTTGTGCCAATTGGTCCTGGAGCAGGACTTCACCTGCCATCCTCTATGTTCATTGGCCAAACGAGTGACAAGCGGGCTTCTCCTGACCTTTCAGCGGATGAACAACTTGCATGTCRCTGGAAAAAG TGCCACCTGCTCTTTGACTCCCTACAAGATCTTGTGGACCATGTCAACGACTTCCATGTGAAACCTGAGAAGGATTCTGGGTACTGCTGCCACTGGGAGGGCTGTGCTCGCAAAGGAAGAGGGTTTAATGCCAG GTACAAAATGCTCATTCACATACGCACTCACACCAATGAGAAACCACACCGTTGTCCCACCTGCAACAAGAGCTTCTCACGCCTGGAGAACCTCAAGATACACAACCGCTCGCATACAG GTGAAAAGCCYTACATTTGTCCTTACGAGGGTTGCAACAAGCGCTACTCCAACTCCAGTGACCGCTTCAAGCATACACGCACACATTACGTAGACAAGCCCTACTACTGTAAGATGGTAGGCTGCTTGAAGCGCTACACAGATCCCAGCTCGCTGCGGAAGCACATCAAAGCGCACGGCCACTTTGTGGCTCAGGAGCAGGGCCCCCCAAGCGGGGTAGGCTCTCTGCTGAAGGGAAGTCAGAGCGGAGGACCTTCTGGCGCTGGCAGTAAGGACTCAGAATTGCCCTACGTCAGCGGAGCTCACATCATCATYCCCAGAGCAGCTGCCGCTCTGCTGGGAGGCCACACCTTGCAGGGCGTAGGCGGTAGCCTTCCCTTGTCCCCTCTTAGCCCAAGGCCCCTGGACCTCACCACGCTGGGGAGCCCCAATTCGTCTCCAGCCAGCCTAGGAGGCACATCCATCTTGTCCTTTAACGGCTCCCCTCTGGGCCTGGCTAAGGCCCCTTTACTTTCCTCTGCCTTCCCTTCCTCGGCCCTTGGCCTGCCAATGGTTCCAGTACTGGGCCCCACTTCAGAGCRCCGGCCCCACCGCCACCAGGCAAAGAGGGGCAGAGGAGATGAAGCAGAGGATGAGATGGCTGGGAGGGTCCTAAACCTCTCCACAGGTGGGTCTCATGATCCCCTATCCTGGGTGGTCATTCCCCCCGGCGCTGTGGTGCTCAAGCCAGCTGTGGTTAACTGa